The following are from one region of the Alkalimarinus sediminis genome:
- a CDS encoding transporter substrate-binding domain-containing protein — MRSLLLVALICEAALLTAHAASEQSHDISPLLTLTPEESEFLNTHPVLRIHAEANWPPFNFIEYGQPKGFVNDYIRMLQEVSGLKFQFVTGYSWDEYVQMLNKHEIDIISNMTITPERKKTILFTEKSVVEVAVGLLSPIGGEATKDLESIRENNLVLGVVKGFYHEELIKRHYPEIRLLLANDIPDLISLVVAGKADVAISAYAAFSYYLERDQNSDLNNHIILKHSLFYPSPEHIGINQHDKPLKSIMDKAMSLISQDQLASLYERWPVAIENPPTVAGEAGQWSDREKAYFTNKKVINMCVDPNWMPLEAIVKGKHVGMAADYIDHIQQQLGVPIQLVNTTNWSESIAFAKSRQCDILSMAMDTPERREYLSFTDPYLTIPLVLAARQEALFIADVSSATGKRLGVVKDYAFVELLKSSYPQLTFVEVGSVNEGLNLVEQGELFGFIDAISIIGYEIQQYHPELKIVGKFDESWHLGIGVRNDAPVLLNAINKAIRGIPKQTLQDITNKWISVRYEKAANFSDFSKYLPFAILILGIVVYRQIILKKYNKKLEVLSYTDTLTRCANRQKIDEVLLYHLNDFLRHQIPFSVVLCDLDNFKLVNDRYGHLAGDNVLKRFAKLMKANIRANDLIGRWGGEEFLIVCPNTDSEGAKQIALHLKDALSSYEFRDVGHVTASFGVAEYNNEQISIETLLSYADAALYESKNAGRNKVSVYQPSA, encoded by the coding sequence TTGCGATCATTGTTACTCGTTGCTCTTATCTGTGAAGCGGCTTTGTTGACTGCTCATGCAGCCAGTGAGCAAAGCCATGACATTAGCCCTCTTTTAACACTCACCCCAGAAGAGTCTGAATTTCTAAACACGCATCCGGTTTTGCGTATTCATGCAGAGGCTAACTGGCCGCCTTTTAATTTTATCGAGTATGGACAGCCGAAAGGGTTTGTGAACGACTATATTCGAATGTTGCAAGAGGTTTCAGGCCTGAAATTTCAGTTTGTGACAGGCTATTCATGGGATGAATATGTCCAGATGCTGAATAAGCACGAGATCGATATTATCTCCAACATGACCATTACCCCAGAGCGAAAGAAAACGATTTTATTTACTGAAAAGAGTGTTGTAGAAGTTGCGGTTGGTTTGTTGTCACCTATAGGAGGTGAGGCTACCAAAGATCTCGAGAGTATTAGAGAGAATAATTTAGTCTTAGGTGTTGTAAAGGGGTTTTATCATGAGGAGCTCATCAAGCGACATTACCCTGAAATTAGATTATTGCTCGCCAACGACATCCCTGACCTGATTAGTCTTGTTGTAGCGGGTAAGGCTGATGTCGCAATATCCGCTTATGCGGCTTTTTCGTATTATTTAGAGCGCGACCAAAATAGTGATTTGAACAACCATATTATTCTTAAACATTCACTCTTTTATCCATCTCCAGAGCATATAGGTATTAATCAGCACGATAAGCCGCTGAAGAGTATTATGGATAAGGCGATGAGCCTTATTAGCCAAGATCAACTCGCATCACTTTATGAACGCTGGCCGGTGGCAATTGAAAACCCTCCCACTGTAGCGGGGGAGGCCGGTCAATGGAGTGACAGGGAAAAAGCTTACTTTACCAACAAAAAAGTCATCAATATGTGTGTCGACCCAAATTGGATGCCACTAGAGGCGATAGTTAAAGGCAAGCATGTGGGAATGGCGGCTGATTATATTGATCATATACAGCAGCAACTAGGGGTGCCTATTCAGTTGGTAAACACCACAAATTGGTCTGAGAGTATCGCATTTGCTAAAAGTAGGCAGTGCGATATTTTATCAATGGCAATGGATACTCCAGAGCGTCGAGAGTATCTCTCATTTACCGACCCATATTTAACAATTCCTTTAGTGTTAGCCGCAAGGCAAGAAGCGCTCTTTATAGCAGATGTCTCGAGTGCGACAGGCAAGAGGCTAGGTGTGGTAAAAGATTATGCATTTGTTGAGCTGTTAAAATCATCTTACCCGCAACTAACCTTTGTTGAAGTTGGTTCTGTGAACGAGGGCTTGAATCTAGTGGAGCAAGGGGAGTTGTTTGGTTTTATCGATGCAATAAGTATTATTGGTTACGAGATACAGCAATATCATCCCGAACTCAAAATTGTCGGTAAGTTTGACGAGTCTTGGCACCTGGGTATAGGGGTGCGAAATGATGCGCCGGTTTTGCTGAACGCTATTAACAAGGCTATCAGAGGCATTCCCAAGCAGACCTTGCAAGATATCACCAATAAGTGGATCTCAGTGCGTTATGAAAAAGCGGCTAACTTTTCAGACTTCTCGAAGTATCTGCCATTTGCCATATTGATACTGGGAATTGTGGTTTACCGTCAGATCATCTTAAAAAAATATAACAAAAAACTAGAGGTGCTTTCGTATACCGATACATTAACCCGATGTGCAAACCGGCAAAAGATTGATGAAGTTTTGTTGTATCACCTAAATGACTTTTTGCGTCATCAGATTCCTTTTAGTGTTGTGTTATGTGATCTTGATAATTTCAAACTGGTGAATGATAGGTATGGTCATTTAGCCGGGGATAACGTCCTGAAACGCTTTGCCAAACTTATGAAAGCTAACATCAGAGCAAACGACCTGATTGGCCGTTGGGGTGGTGAGGAGTTTTTGATTGTTTGTCCGAATACAGACAGTGAAGGTGCCAAACAGATCGCGTTGCATTTAAAAGACGCTCTATCTTCATACGAGTTTCGCGATGTAGGGCATGTTACCGCCAGCTTTGGTGTAGCAGAGTACAACAATGAACAAATCTCAATAGAGACGCTTCTTAGCTATGCCGACGCTGCACTTTACGAGTCAAAGAATGCCGGACGTAATAAGGTTAGTGTCTATCAGCCGTCAGCTTAG
- a CDS encoding lysophospholipid acyltransferase family protein, translated as MKEYNFKTSLVIKSAIFHTGCNIGLLIHCCSTLLIAPLLNVQQRQYIFTRYNVFVLWWCKVVCGVYYEIKGEENIPKGPCIILSNHQSSWETFLFQTMFSPLSTVLKKELLKVPLFGWAMRLLEPIALDRSQPVQAFKQLISQGHDRVSANRSVLIFPEGTRVAIGEKVKFNRGGAALAHHSQTPIVPVAHNAGLCVPKNSFILTPGKITIKIGTPIYSEGKSKKELYDLSTQWIESNRDAMAA; from the coding sequence ATGAAAGAGTACAATTTTAAAACTAGTCTCGTGATAAAATCGGCAATATTCCACACAGGTTGTAATATCGGCCTACTCATACATTGCTGCTCAACCTTGCTTATCGCCCCTCTACTTAATGTGCAGCAACGGCAGTATATCTTCACTCGCTACAACGTTTTTGTTTTATGGTGGTGTAAAGTCGTTTGTGGTGTCTACTACGAAATTAAAGGAGAAGAGAACATCCCAAAAGGCCCCTGTATTATTCTTAGCAACCACCAAAGCAGCTGGGAGACCTTTCTATTTCAAACTATGTTTTCACCACTCAGTACCGTTTTAAAAAAGGAGCTTCTAAAAGTACCGCTATTTGGCTGGGCCATGCGATTACTCGAACCTATTGCTCTGGATCGATCTCAGCCGGTTCAAGCATTTAAACAGTTGATATCACAAGGTCACGATAGAGTTTCTGCTAACCGCTCAGTATTGATATTTCCTGAAGGCACAAGGGTCGCCATAGGCGAGAAGGTAAAGTTCAATCGCGGAGGAGCCGCTCTGGCACACCATAGCCAAACCCCAATCGTGCCAGTGGCTCATAACGCCGGCTTATGTGTGCCCAAAAATAGCTTTATTCTGACGCCAGGTAAAATAACCATTAAAATCGGAACCCCTATATACTCAGAAGGAAAAAGCAAAAAAGAGCTATATGACCTTTCAACACAATGGATTGAATCTAATAGAGATGCCATGGCTGCCTAA